A window of Raineyella sp. W15-4 contains these coding sequences:
- a CDS encoding hydantoinase B/oxoprolinase family protein, with amino-acid sequence MSLTKITEDGGRRMTSIGWQFWVDRGGTFTDIVARRPDGRLVTHKLLSENPTSYRDAAVAGIRMLLAAADASASDVPVSATPDDEDVSGRTDFPAAQIEAVRMGTTVATNALLERTGERTLLVITRGFGDALRIGYQNRPRIFDRHIVLPEQLYERVIEVDERVTAQGTVLRAPDLGPLEGQLRQAYADGIRTVAVVCLHSYLHPAHERRIGRLAEEIGFDQVSLSSEVSPLMKLVPRGDTTVVDAYLSPVLRRYVDQVADQLRGVRLMFMQSNGGLAEAGHFRGKDAILSGPAGGIVGMVRMSALAGFDHVIGFDMGGTSTDVSHYAGTGGAGTGEAATDGVGSYDRVFTTQVTGVRLRAPMLDIHTIAAGGGSVLHFDGIRYRVGPESAGADPGPACYRNGGPLTVTDANVMLGRIQPAHFPAVFGPTGDQPLDDEIVRRRFADLAAEIRESADDDRTPEQVAEGFLRIAVANMANAVKKISVQKGHDVTRYVLTTFGGAGGQHACAVADALGIRTVLVPPMAGVLSALGIGLADTMVMREQSVEVRLDAAALDTLAAVADTLEQAARAELLAEGVPAERIRVVRRVHVRYDGTDTPIPVDLAELDAMTGAFEAAHRATYSFLMDRPLIAGAVAVEAVGLTEQPDLSYVGEQGADATSPATAGPSDVVRVHAGGEWRDAQLRHRERMRPGETVTGPAIIAEANATTVVDDGWRATLTASGHVLAERVVAPAQPDAGTEADPVLLEIFNNLFMSIAEQMGFRLESTAQSVNIRERLDFSCALFDPYGGLVANAPHIPVHLGSMGSTVKEVIRRRGAAMRPGDVYAVNDPYHGGTHLPDVTVVTPVFDEAGEQILFFVASRGHHAEIGGVTPGSMPAHSHTIDEEGVLLFDNWLLVDGGQGGHFRETATRRLLVEAPFPSRDPEANLADLRAQIAANQKGVDEVGRMIDHFGLDVVQAYMRHVQDNAEEAVRRVIDELGDGEYRYTMDSGATIAVRVSVDRTARSATIDFTGTSPQLDTNFNAPSSVATAAVLYVFRTLVADEIPLNDGCLRPLHLVIPAGSMLAPTYPAAVVAGNVETSQAITGALFGALRVQAEGSGTMNNVTFGNDRHQYYETLGSGSGAGDGFDGASVVQTHMTNSRLTDSEVLEWRFPVLLREYAIRRGSGGAGRWRGGDGGVRRIQFTEAMTVSTLSGHRRVAPYGMAGGSPGALGRNYVKRADGSVVELAGCDSVEVGPGDTLVIETPGGGGYGATV; translated from the coding sequence GTGAGCTTGACGAAGATCACCGAGGACGGAGGACGCCGGATGACCAGTATCGGGTGGCAGTTCTGGGTCGACCGGGGCGGCACGTTCACCGACATCGTCGCGCGCCGGCCCGACGGGCGGTTGGTAACGCACAAGCTGCTGTCGGAGAACCCGACCAGCTATCGCGACGCCGCGGTCGCCGGGATCCGTATGCTCCTCGCGGCCGCCGATGCGTCCGCGTCGGACGTGCCCGTGTCGGCCACGCCGGACGACGAGGATGTGTCGGGCCGGACGGACTTCCCGGCCGCGCAGATCGAGGCTGTCCGGATGGGCACCACCGTGGCGACCAACGCCCTGCTGGAACGGACCGGGGAACGCACTCTGCTGGTGATCACCCGCGGTTTCGGCGATGCGCTGCGGATCGGCTACCAGAACCGTCCCCGCATCTTCGACCGGCACATCGTGCTGCCGGAGCAGCTCTACGAGCGGGTGATCGAGGTCGACGAACGCGTCACCGCGCAGGGCACCGTGCTGCGAGCCCCCGATCTCGGCCCCCTCGAAGGGCAGCTGCGCCAGGCGTATGCCGACGGGATCCGTACGGTCGCCGTGGTGTGTCTGCACAGTTATCTCCACCCGGCGCACGAACGCCGGATCGGCCGGCTCGCCGAAGAGATCGGCTTCGACCAGGTCTCGCTGTCCTCCGAAGTCAGCCCACTGATGAAGCTGGTCCCGCGCGGCGACACCACCGTGGTCGACGCGTACCTGTCCCCGGTGCTGCGCCGCTACGTTGACCAGGTCGCCGACCAGCTGCGAGGCGTACGGCTGATGTTCATGCAGTCCAACGGCGGGCTGGCCGAGGCGGGGCACTTCCGCGGCAAGGACGCGATCCTGTCCGGTCCGGCCGGCGGCATCGTCGGCATGGTGCGGATGTCGGCCCTAGCCGGCTTCGACCATGTCATCGGCTTCGACATGGGCGGCACCTCGACGGACGTGTCGCACTACGCCGGGACTGGCGGGGCCGGGACGGGCGAGGCAGCTACGGACGGGGTGGGCTCGTACGACCGGGTGTTCACCACCCAGGTCACCGGCGTCAGGTTGCGTGCCCCGATGCTGGACATCCACACAATCGCCGCCGGTGGTGGCTCGGTGCTGCACTTCGACGGCATCCGCTATCGGGTCGGCCCGGAGTCGGCCGGCGCGGATCCCGGCCCGGCCTGCTACCGCAACGGCGGCCCGCTCACCGTGACCGACGCCAACGTGATGCTCGGCCGCATCCAGCCCGCGCACTTCCCGGCCGTGTTCGGTCCCACCGGCGACCAACCGCTGGACGACGAGATCGTCCGGCGCCGGTTCGCTGACCTGGCTGCCGAGATCCGAGAGTCGGCCGACGACGACCGTACGCCCGAGCAGGTCGCCGAGGGATTCCTGCGGATCGCCGTGGCGAACATGGCTAATGCGGTCAAGAAGATCTCGGTGCAGAAGGGCCACGACGTCACCCGCTACGTGCTGACCACGTTCGGCGGCGCCGGCGGGCAGCATGCCTGCGCAGTCGCCGACGCGCTCGGGATCCGGACCGTGCTCGTCCCGCCGATGGCCGGCGTGCTCTCCGCGCTCGGGATCGGCCTGGCCGACACTATGGTGATGCGGGAACAGTCGGTGGAGGTCCGCCTCGATGCCGCCGCGCTGGACACCCTGGCCGCCGTCGCGGACACCCTCGAGCAGGCTGCGCGCGCCGAACTGCTGGCCGAGGGCGTCCCGGCGGAGCGGATCCGGGTCGTCCGCCGGGTCCACGTACGCTACGACGGCACCGACACCCCGATCCCGGTCGACCTCGCGGAGCTGGACGCGATGACCGGGGCGTTCGAGGCCGCGCACCGGGCGACGTACTCCTTCCTGATGGATCGTCCGCTGATCGCCGGGGCCGTCGCGGTGGAGGCGGTCGGGCTGACCGAGCAACCCGACCTGTCGTACGTCGGTGAGCAGGGGGCCGACGCCACCTCACCGGCCACCGCCGGCCCATCCGATGTCGTCCGCGTCCATGCCGGCGGAGAGTGGCGCGACGCCCAGTTGCGGCACCGCGAGCGGATGCGGCCGGGGGAGACGGTGACGGGGCCGGCGATCATCGCCGAGGCGAACGCGACCACCGTCGTCGACGACGGCTGGCGGGCGACGCTCACCGCGTCGGGACACGTGCTCGCCGAACGGGTGGTGGCGCCTGCGCAGCCCGATGCGGGCACCGAGGCCGATCCGGTGTTGCTGGAGATCTTCAACAACCTCTTCATGTCGATCGCCGAGCAGATGGGCTTCCGGCTGGAATCGACCGCGCAGTCGGTGAACATCCGGGAGCGGCTGGACTTCTCCTGCGCGCTGTTCGACCCGTACGGCGGCCTGGTCGCGAACGCCCCGCACATCCCCGTCCACCTCGGCTCGATGGGCAGCACGGTCAAGGAAGTCATCCGCCGCCGGGGCGCGGCGATGCGGCCCGGCGACGTGTACGCGGTCAACGACCCCTATCACGGCGGCACCCATCTCCCGGATGTCACCGTGGTGACCCCGGTGTTCGACGAGGCCGGCGAGCAGATCCTGTTCTTCGTCGCCTCGCGCGGCCACCACGCCGAGATCGGCGGCGTCACCCCCGGGTCCATGCCGGCGCACAGCCACACCATCGACGAGGAAGGCGTGCTGTTGTTCGACAACTGGCTGCTGGTGGACGGCGGACAGGGCGGGCACTTCCGTGAGACGGCGACCCGGCGACTGCTGGTCGAGGCACCGTTCCCGTCCCGGGATCCGGAGGCCAACCTCGCGGATCTGCGCGCCCAGATCGCGGCCAACCAGAAGGGCGTCGACGAGGTGGGGAGGATGATCGACCACTTCGGCCTCGACGTCGTCCAGGCGTACATGCGGCATGTCCAGGACAATGCCGAGGAGGCGGTGCGCCGCGTCATCGATGAGCTCGGCGACGGGGAGTATCGCTACACGATGGACTCCGGGGCGACGATCGCCGTACGGGTCAGCGTCGACCGTACGGCCCGCAGCGCGACCATCGACTTCACCGGCACCTCGCCCCAGCTGGACACGAACTTCAACGCGCCGTCGTCAGTGGCGACCGCCGCGGTGCTCTACGTCTTCCGGACCCTGGTCGCCGACGAGATCCCGCTCAACGACGGCTGCCTGCGCCCGCTGCACCTCGTCATCCCGGCAGGGTCGATGCTCGCCCCGACGTACCCGGCCGCGGTCGTCGCCGGCAACGTCGAGACCTCCCAGGCGATCACCGGTGCGCTGTTCGGCGCACTGCGGGTGCAGGCCGAAGGGTCCGGGACGATGAACAACGTCACCTTCGGCAACGACCGGCACCAGTACTACGAAACCCTCGGCTCCGGGTCGGGGGCGGGTGACGGCTTCGACGGGGCGTCGGTGGTGCAGACGCACATGACGAACTCACGGCTCACCGATTCCGAAGTGCTCGAATGGCGCTTCCCCGTGCTGCTGCGGGAGTACGCGATCCGGCGGGGGAGCGGCGGCGCGGGACGATGGCGCGGCGGTGACGGCGGCGTACGGCGGATCCAGTTCACCGAGGCCATGACGGTGAGCACCTTGTCGGGGCACCGTCGGGTGGCGCCGTACGGCATGGCGGGTGGCTCGCCGGGGGCGCTGGGACGGAACTATGTGAAGCGGGCCGACGGGAGCGTCGTCGAGCTGGCGGGGTGCGACTCCGTCGAGGTGGGGCCGGGGGACACGCTGGTGATCGAGACGCCGGGCGGCGGTGGGTACGGGGCAACTGTCTAG
- a CDS encoding DUF1819 family protein yields the protein MEDEVATAPVPRRYALSFTAGTLLTREAAQFAPVYLEARDWKRVRDQAVQENLLQARTYRTSVRLVREMVKRLSTLTDDEVGLLVEATASERAHLMWVAACRRYALIGEFAEEVLRERYLTLASTLDYEDFDSFVRTKALWHEELAAIKESTLQKLRSNVFKMLQEAGLLSEAGYIVPAVLSERVAARLSARAPSELRFFPTQTAAEQGATS from the coding sequence ATGGAGGACGAAGTGGCGACAGCGCCGGTACCGCGGCGCTATGCCTTGTCGTTCACCGCGGGCACCCTCTTGACGCGCGAAGCGGCGCAGTTTGCGCCTGTCTATCTCGAGGCCCGGGACTGGAAGCGGGTCCGCGACCAAGCGGTCCAGGAGAACCTTCTGCAGGCGCGCACGTACCGGACAAGCGTCCGGCTGGTCCGCGAGATGGTCAAGCGGCTGTCGACCCTGACCGATGACGAAGTCGGGCTGCTGGTCGAGGCCACCGCCTCGGAGCGGGCGCACCTCATGTGGGTGGCAGCCTGTCGGCGCTACGCGCTCATCGGGGAATTCGCTGAGGAGGTGCTGCGTGAGCGGTACCTGACCTTGGCCTCCACGCTGGACTACGAGGACTTCGACAGCTTCGTCCGGACCAAGGCGCTCTGGCATGAAGAGCTGGCCGCGATCAAGGAATCGACGCTGCAGAAGCTGAGGTCGAACGTGTTCAAGATGCTGCAGGAGGCCGGGCTCCTGTCAGAAGCGGGATATATCGTTCCGGCTGTGCTGTCCGAGCGAGTGGCGGCGAGGCTGAGCGCCCGCGCGCCGAGTGAGTTGCGTTTCTTTCCTACCCAGACCGCTGCCGAGCAGGGGGCTACCTCGTGA
- a CDS encoding DUF1788 domain-containing protein, translated as MIPKTLPEQEEHLFAVLSSRRFLQMEGLSNEVPFFIYPYPPEDALAVAAAKKRVKNRLAGAGVSVFEINLYDLSVELLKERGVWDRVLAIEPDLDKDDFREMLQGMLDPQLHIAPAIRDRLAGESFDIFLLTGIGEVFPYIRSHNVLNNLQSVVTGKPMLMFFPGRYEQSDTLGSSLVLFGRLKDDQYYRAKNILEQEA; from the coding sequence GTGATCCCGAAGACCCTGCCCGAGCAGGAGGAGCACTTGTTCGCGGTGCTCAGTAGCCGGCGCTTTCTGCAGATGGAGGGACTCAGCAACGAGGTCCCGTTCTTCATCTATCCATACCCGCCGGAAGATGCGCTCGCCGTCGCCGCGGCCAAGAAGCGGGTCAAGAACCGCCTGGCTGGCGCTGGGGTGTCGGTCTTCGAGATCAACCTGTACGACCTTTCGGTCGAGCTGCTTAAGGAGCGAGGTGTTTGGGACCGGGTGCTGGCGATCGAGCCAGACCTCGACAAGGACGACTTCCGCGAGATGCTCCAGGGGATGCTCGATCCGCAGTTGCACATCGCTCCGGCAATCCGTGACCGGCTGGCGGGCGAGTCCTTCGACATCTTCCTTCTCACCGGCATCGGTGAGGTCTTTCCGTACATCCGCTCGCACAACGTGCTGAACAACCTGCAGTCGGTGGTCACCGGCAAGCCGATGCTCATGTTCTTCCCTGGCCGCTACGAGCAGTCCGACACGTTGGGCTCGTCGCTCGTGCTGTTCGGTCGGCTCAAGGACGACCAGTACTACCGGGCCAAGAACATCCTGGAACAGGAGGCGTGA
- the brxC gene encoding BREX system P-loop protein BrxC: MQLDQIFAKDIQRPIEGVIKADDAAHLGTEVDEYVLTNEAAKGLEILLEEYTSYTNANGVWISGFFGSGKSHMLKMLAHLLGDVEGQDYPRQAVSDSFRAKTPDAFLPGLLNKADRIPAKSLLFNIDQKATLISKDQTDALLRVFVKVFDESRGYYGNQGHVARFERDLDSRGQYEQFKAAFGRIAGIPWTQGREQSALEGPSIDRAFAEVNGGTADGIIRQYSASYAVSIEDFADEVKAWLDQQGDPTFRLNFFVDEVGQFIGSDTKLMLNLQTIAESLNTKCLGRAWVFVTSQEDMEKVIGDRTRQQGNDFSKIQARFTTRLKLTSADVEEVIRKRLLEKNDGGVGALSVIYAEQHANFKTLFDFVDGAKTYRNYTDEAHFVGTYPFVSYQFPLFQAAIEGISDHNVFEGRNSSIGERSMLGVVQQVAKDIGDVEVGHLATFDSMFAGIRASLKSAAQRSIDVAERNLDNDLAIRLLKALFLVKYVESFQATPRNLTVLVYDRFGLDLPELSEQVKEALTLLETQTYIQRNGNVYEYLTNEEQVIEEEIKNVDIDTSEVSGRLSKILSGDVIKASKIRYAKNGQDFPFGFKLDDQAHGSQKELAVHFISPEYPYSPEEIRMHSAGKDELRVILEPDARVLSDLRLLIKTEKYIKRKQGTSISAIEGQILQTKGAQNVDREKELIERVKASVGKSTLVINAADITSSSQDALVRVTDGFQDLISRTYTQLKLLDGRTYSEQQVAGAANPDGGLFDAADATKLFAPSEEVLSFVLRKEALGEQVTVKTIVDSFTAKPYGWDLASIEVLIAYLIGTSKVTLTVDGNVLKRSEVATALRNTQKHAHAVVSPQKTFDERKVAAFRKFCTDFFDQGNTPKDPLELACYGADKLKAKRDELKATVTGSKYPFASQLSGPIDLLDQVVGKPDDWYLTDFNLGDDLLDAKESTIDPIWAFLSGGQKVIYDDAVALLTTHSSNLGYLPSGSDATVRTALDDPNAFRGNKMAQLKHATDQLRAQIDQVVDTNRTDIVAAIEGRKVEIEQSAFCAKATPDAQERVLRRVDQTISRVRTQNQIALIRQTGSSFEETVYPSLLDQLAASQQGAGDRDADGGTPPRPKQTVSVKTIPAAGVSGVLETEADVDRYLDALRSALVKTLNDGKRISL, translated from the coding sequence ATGCAGCTCGACCAGATCTTCGCCAAGGACATCCAGCGTCCGATCGAGGGCGTCATCAAGGCCGATGACGCCGCACACCTGGGCACAGAGGTCGACGAGTACGTCCTGACCAACGAGGCCGCCAAGGGGCTGGAGATCCTGCTGGAGGAATACACCTCCTACACCAACGCCAACGGCGTGTGGATCTCCGGCTTCTTCGGCTCCGGTAAGTCGCACATGCTCAAGATGCTCGCCCACCTGCTGGGCGATGTCGAAGGCCAGGACTACCCGCGCCAGGCCGTCTCGGACAGCTTCCGCGCCAAGACTCCCGACGCCTTCCTGCCCGGACTGCTCAACAAGGCCGACCGCATCCCGGCGAAGAGCCTGCTGTTTAACATCGACCAGAAGGCGACCCTGATCTCCAAGGATCAGACCGACGCGCTGCTCAGGGTGTTCGTCAAGGTCTTCGACGAGTCGCGGGGCTACTACGGCAACCAGGGCCACGTTGCCCGCTTCGAGCGCGACCTGGACAGCCGCGGACAGTACGAGCAGTTCAAGGCGGCGTTCGGGCGGATCGCGGGCATCCCGTGGACGCAGGGGCGCGAGCAGAGCGCGCTGGAGGGGCCGAGCATCGACCGGGCGTTCGCCGAGGTCAACGGCGGGACGGCCGACGGCATCATCCGGCAGTACAGCGCCTCGTACGCGGTCTCGATCGAGGACTTCGCCGACGAAGTCAAGGCTTGGCTGGACCAGCAGGGCGACCCGACCTTCCGGCTCAACTTCTTCGTCGACGAGGTCGGCCAGTTCATCGGCTCAGACACCAAGCTGATGCTCAATCTTCAGACCATCGCCGAGTCGCTCAACACCAAGTGCTTGGGCCGGGCGTGGGTGTTCGTCACCAGCCAGGAGGACATGGAGAAGGTCATTGGTGACCGGACCCGTCAGCAGGGCAACGATTTCTCCAAGATCCAGGCCCGGTTCACCACCCGCCTCAAGCTGACCAGCGCCGACGTCGAGGAGGTCATCCGCAAGCGTCTGCTGGAGAAGAACGATGGCGGGGTCGGTGCCCTGTCGGTGATCTACGCCGAGCAGCACGCCAACTTCAAGACGTTGTTCGACTTCGTCGATGGCGCCAAGACCTACCGCAACTACACCGATGAGGCCCACTTCGTCGGGACCTACCCGTTCGTGAGCTACCAGTTCCCGCTGTTCCAGGCCGCTATCGAGGGCATCTCCGACCACAACGTTTTCGAGGGACGCAATAGCTCGATTGGTGAGCGCTCGATGCTCGGTGTGGTCCAGCAGGTCGCCAAGGACATCGGCGACGTCGAGGTCGGCCACCTGGCGACGTTCGACAGCATGTTCGCCGGCATCCGCGCGTCGCTGAAGTCGGCCGCCCAGCGCTCGATCGACGTTGCCGAGCGCAACCTCGACAACGACCTGGCGATCCGCCTACTCAAGGCACTGTTCCTGGTCAAGTACGTCGAGAGCTTCCAGGCCACCCCGCGCAACTTGACCGTGCTGGTCTACGACCGCTTCGGCCTCGACCTCCCGGAATTGTCGGAGCAGGTCAAGGAAGCCTTGACACTGCTGGAGACCCAGACCTACATCCAGCGCAACGGCAACGTTTACGAGTACCTGACAAACGAAGAGCAGGTCATCGAGGAGGAGATCAAGAACGTCGACATCGACACCTCCGAGGTCAGCGGTCGGTTGTCCAAGATCCTGTCCGGCGACGTGATCAAGGCCAGCAAGATCCGCTATGCCAAGAACGGGCAGGACTTCCCGTTCGGCTTCAAGCTCGATGACCAGGCCCACGGCTCCCAAAAGGAGCTGGCGGTCCACTTCATCTCCCCGGAGTACCCGTACTCGCCCGAGGAGATCCGCATGCACAGCGCAGGTAAGGACGAGCTGCGGGTCATCCTTGAGCCGGATGCCCGGGTGCTGTCAGACCTGCGGCTGCTGATCAAGACGGAGAAGTACATCAAGCGCAAGCAGGGCACCTCGATCTCGGCCATCGAGGGTCAGATCCTGCAGACCAAGGGTGCGCAGAACGTCGACCGGGAGAAGGAGTTGATCGAGCGGGTCAAGGCCTCGGTGGGCAAGTCGACCCTGGTCATCAACGCCGCCGATATCACCTCCAGCTCGCAGGACGCGTTGGTTCGTGTGACCGATGGCTTCCAGGATCTGATCAGTCGCACCTATACCCAGCTCAAACTGCTCGACGGCCGCACCTACAGCGAGCAACAGGTCGCCGGGGCAGCCAACCCGGACGGCGGGCTGTTCGACGCCGCTGACGCCACCAAGCTCTTCGCGCCGTCCGAGGAGGTGCTGTCGTTCGTCCTGCGCAAGGAGGCCCTCGGTGAGCAGGTCACGGTCAAGACCATTGTCGACAGTTTCACGGCCAAGCCGTATGGCTGGGATCTGGCCTCGATCGAAGTCCTGATCGCCTACCTGATCGGTACTTCCAAGGTCACCCTGACTGTCGATGGCAACGTCCTCAAGCGGTCCGAGGTCGCCACAGCGCTACGCAACACCCAGAAGCACGCCCACGCCGTGGTCTCGCCGCAGAAGACTTTCGACGAGCGCAAGGTCGCTGCCTTCCGAAAGTTCTGCACCGACTTCTTTGACCAGGGCAACACGCCCAAGGATCCGCTGGAGCTGGCCTGCTACGGCGCCGACAAGCTGAAGGCCAAGCGCGACGAGCTTAAGGCCACCGTCACTGGCTCCAAGTACCCGTTCGCCAGCCAGCTCTCTGGCCCGATCGACCTGCTCGACCAGGTGGTCGGCAAGCCCGACGACTGGTACCTGACCGACTTCAACCTTGGCGACGATCTGCTCGACGCCAAGGAGTCCACAATCGACCCGATCTGGGCTTTCCTCAGTGGTGGTCAGAAGGTCATCTACGACGACGCCGTCGCTCTGCTGACCACCCATAGCAGCAATCTCGGATACCTGCCGTCTGGCAGCGACGCCACGGTACGCACCGCCCTGGACGACCCGAACGCGTTCCGCGGCAACAAGATGGCCCAGCTCAAGCACGCCACCGACCAGCTGCGTGCCCAGATTGATCAGGTCGTCGATACCAACCGCACCGACATCGTCGCGGCAATCGAGGGTCGCAAGGTCGAGATCGAGCAGAGTGCTTTCTGTGCTAAGGCAACTCCCGACGCCCAGGAGAGAGTGCTGCGCCGGGTCGACCAGACGATCTCCCGTGTCCGCACCCAGAACCAGATTGCCCTCATTCGGCAGACCGGGTCGAGCTTTGAGGAGACCGTCTACCCGAGCCTGCTCGACCAGCTTGCCGCCTCCCAGCAGGGCGCCGGAGATCGCGATGCAGACGGTGGTACACCGCCACGGCCGAAACAGACTGTGTCGGTCAAGACAATCCCCGCCGCCGGCGTCTCTGGAGTACTGGAGACCGAGGCGGACGTCGACCGCTACCTCGACGCCCTGCGCTCAGCGCTCGTGAAGACCCTGAACGACGGAAAGCGAATCTCGCTCTGA
- the pglX gene encoding BREX-1 system adenine-specific DNA-methyltransferase PglX: METAPLKSFATWARTSLIREVTARIAVVLAPASPERVELPNAVEALEKAVTVAGGGEKGKVAVADKVAYTWFNRIIALRFMDANGYTGVGVVSPQAGVEAGQPELLAEAKRGNFETEVVGGKTRETVTALLNGTRRSDDAQGEAYALLLADYCRYWNWAMPFMFEREGDFTELLIPANLLADDSVPSRTVNVLTKDVCQDVEVIGWLYQFYISERKDEVFAGFKKNKKAGADEIPAATQLFTPHWIVRYLVENSLGRLWVLNHPESRLVDQMDYYLAPVDEETDFLKIARPEELKVVDPACGSGHMLTYAFDLLYAIYEEEGYAPAEIPSLILTNNLHGIEIDPRAGSLAAFALTMKARAKQRTFFNKQIEPNVCVLDPIRFTPDELEYLVTKDGDRHAEEAFWNQFAEADTFGSLIHPDPDLTVRLGRHLATLDDEGDMLRADALDWAQRVIDQAVYLTRGYTVVVANPPYMGSKQMNALLSQFMKDAYPDAKSDLFAGFIERCTNLAGPRGAVAMITMQSWMFLSSYEKLRASLLTKQRITSMLHLGARAFDSIGGEVVSSTAFVLANVLPERRGSARKRAGTFIRLVDGTSEAEKVAALSKALEDRAREAGFHLASDADFSAIPGAPIVYWLSEKMRGSFTAGKPLGEVANLRQGLATADNNRFLRQWWEVSGSRTAFASTSREEAAASGARWFPYNKGGEFRKWYGNQEHVVNWENDGAEIVDFKPRSVIRNPGTYFSPSVSWSDISSGEAAFRRYPQGFIHDSTGHSGFGDETLLDQIALLLNSRYVMEVMQVLAPTMHFHIGYVGLVPVASGVTDLPDSTIDNLVETSRADWDLSETSWNFERNPLVELV; encoded by the coding sequence ATGGAAACCGCACCGCTGAAATCGTTCGCCACCTGGGCACGCACCTCCCTCATCCGCGAGGTGACCGCCCGGATCGCCGTTGTGCTGGCTCCAGCCTCGCCCGAGCGGGTGGAGCTGCCCAACGCCGTGGAAGCCCTGGAGAAGGCCGTCACGGTGGCCGGTGGGGGCGAGAAGGGCAAGGTTGCGGTCGCCGACAAGGTTGCCTACACCTGGTTCAACCGGATCATTGCTCTGCGCTTCATGGACGCCAACGGCTACACCGGTGTTGGTGTCGTCTCCCCGCAGGCCGGTGTTGAGGCAGGTCAGCCCGAGCTCCTGGCCGAGGCGAAGCGCGGCAACTTCGAGACAGAGGTGGTCGGGGGTAAGACCCGCGAGACTGTGACAGCGCTGCTGAACGGCACCCGCCGTAGCGACGACGCCCAGGGCGAGGCCTACGCCCTCCTGCTGGCGGACTACTGCCGCTACTGGAACTGGGCCATGCCGTTCATGTTCGAGCGCGAGGGCGACTTCACGGAGCTGCTCATCCCAGCCAACCTGCTGGCCGACGACTCCGTCCCGAGCCGGACAGTCAACGTGCTGACCAAGGACGTCTGCCAGGACGTCGAGGTGATCGGTTGGCTGTACCAGTTCTACATCTCGGAGCGGAAGGACGAGGTCTTCGCCGGGTTCAAGAAGAACAAGAAGGCCGGCGCCGACGAGATCCCCGCAGCAACCCAGCTCTTCACGCCGCACTGGATCGTCCGCTACCTCGTCGAGAACTCGCTGGGTCGACTGTGGGTGCTCAACCACCCCGAGTCCCGTCTCGTCGACCAGATGGATTACTACCTCGCCCCGGTCGACGAGGAGACCGACTTCCTCAAGATCGCCCGGCCGGAGGAGTTGAAGGTCGTCGACCCGGCCTGTGGCTCGGGGCACATGCTGACCTACGCCTTCGACTTGTTGTACGCGATCTACGAGGAGGAGGGCTACGCCCCGGCCGAGATCCCCAGTCTGATCCTGACCAACAACCTCCACGGCATCGAGATCGACCCCCGCGCTGGGTCGCTGGCGGCCTTCGCTCTGACTATGAAGGCTCGCGCCAAACAGCGCACGTTCTTCAACAAGCAGATCGAGCCCAACGTCTGCGTCCTCGACCCGATCCGCTTCACGCCCGACGAGCTGGAATACCTCGTCACCAAGGACGGCGACCGGCACGCGGAGGAGGCGTTCTGGAACCAGTTCGCCGAGGCCGACACTTTCGGCTCGCTCATCCACCCCGATCCCGACCTGACCGTCCGACTCGGGCGTCACCTCGCCACGCTCGACGACGAGGGCGACATGCTCCGCGCCGACGCGCTCGACTGGGCCCAACGCGTCATCGACCAAGCCGTATACCTCACGCGTGGATATACGGTTGTAGTCGCGAACCCACCGTATATGGGTAGCAAGCAGATGAATGCCCTCCTTTCACAGTTCATGAAGGACGCGTACCCGGACGCGAAGTCCGATCTGTTCGCCGGGTTCATCGAGCGCTGCACCAACCTCGCGGGGCCGCGAGGAGCAGTGGCGATGATCACGATGCAGTCGTGGATGTTCCTCAGCTCGTACGAGAAGCTCCGAGCCTCACTCCTCACGAAGCAGCGGATCACTTCGATGCTGCACCTCGGCGCTCGTGCCTTCGACTCGATTGGGGGCGAGGTCGTCTCCTCAACTGCGTTCGTTCTGGCGAACGTGCTGCCGGAGAGAAGAGGGTCTGCCCGGAAGCGCGCTGGCACCTTCATCCGTCTCGTGGATGGCACGTCCGAAGCGGAGAAGGTCGCCGCGCTGAGCAAGGCTCTTGAGGACCGGGCCAGGGAGGCGGGCTTCCACCTGGCGTCGGACGCGGACTTCAGTGCCATCCCCGGCGCCCCGATCGTTTACTGGCTCAGTGAAAAGATGCGCGGGTCCTTCACGGCTGGGAAGCCGCTAGGCGAAGTCGCGAATCTCCGGCAAGGGCTAGCGACGGCTGATAACAACCGCTTCCTGCGACAGTGGTGGGAGGTCTCGGGTAGTCGGACCGCATTCGCTTCCACGTCGCGTGAAGAGGCCGCGGCCAGCGGTGCACGTTGGTTCCCGTACAACAAGGGCGGCGAGTTCCGGAAGTGGTACGGGAACCAGGAACACGTCGTCAACTGGGAGAACGACGGCGCAGAGATCGTCGACTTCAAGCCGCGTTCGGTCATTCGTAACCCCGGAACCTACTTTTCACCGTCAGTGTCATGGTCCGACATCTCCTCGGGAGAAGCCGCGTTCCGACGCTACCCGCAGGGGTTCATCCACGACTCGACGGGGCACTCGGGTTTCGGAGATGAAACGTTGCTTGACCAGATCGCGCTGCTGCTGAATTCGCGGTATGTCATGGAGGTTATGCAGGTCCTTGCTCCGACCATGCATTTCCACATCGGGTACGTCGGCCTGGTCCCGGTAGCTTCTGGCGTCACGGATCTTCCGGACAGCACCATCGACAACCTGGTTGAGACGTCCCGGGCCGACTGGGACCTTTCGGAAACGTCATGGAACTTCGAACGCAACCCGTTGGTCGAGCTTGTTTGA